A window of the Leucothrix mucor DSM 2157 genome harbors these coding sequences:
- the dtd gene encoding D-aminoacyl-tRNA deacylase — MIGLIQRVQASQVEVDQQVVGKINRGILLLLGVQKGDTQAHADKLLHKVINYRIFQDDADKMNLSLLDIGCELLVVSQFTLPADTRKGLRPSFTPAADPQTGRELYDYFTEKAATSLTTGVQTGEFGADMQVSLINDGPVTFWLEV, encoded by the coding sequence ATGATTGGTTTGATCCAACGGGTACAAGCGTCGCAGGTTGAGGTTGATCAGCAAGTCGTTGGTAAAATTAATCGTGGAATTTTACTGCTGCTTGGCGTGCAAAAAGGCGATACCCAAGCACATGCCGACAAATTGCTACATAAAGTCATCAATTATCGAATTTTTCAAGATGATGCAGACAAGATGAATCTGTCACTGCTGGATATTGGTTGCGAGTTGCTGGTCGTCTCGCAATTCACCTTGCCTGCGGATACCCGTAAAGGCCTGCGCCCAAGCTTTACTCCAGCCGCCGACCCACAAACCGGTCGTGAATTGTATGATTATTTTACGGAAAAAGCAGCTACCAGCTTAACTACAGGTGTTCAAACCGGTGAGTTTGGTGCTGATATGCAAGTGAGTCTGATCAATGACGGGCCTGTCACTTTCTGGCTGGAAGTGTAA
- a CDS encoding DsrE family protein, whose translation MTLKLLSTALLLSGLLLAGGAALTSNPVVADDSAMEDIEHRLVMQVNTADPDIQAMALNNIVNLQKHYGIDDITIELVAYGPGLSMLTKESKSLERITSLLQQEVTFTACGNTMDTIESETGKRPELIKNVGMTQTGVARIIELQEEGYSYVRP comes from the coding sequence ATGACATTGAAATTATTGAGCACGGCTTTATTACTGAGTGGTTTGTTGCTGGCCGGAGGCGCTGCGCTAACCAGTAATCCGGTGGTCGCAGATGATAGCGCCATGGAAGATATCGAACATCGCTTAGTGATGCAGGTGAATACTGCTGATCCGGATATACAAGCAATGGCGCTGAATAATATCGTTAACCTGCAAAAGCACTACGGCATTGATGATATTACGATTGAGCTAGTGGCTTATGGTCCGGGCTTGAGCATGTTGACGAAGGAAAGCAAATCACTGGAGCGAATTACCAGCTTGTTGCAGCAAGAAGTGACATTTACTGCCTGCGGTAACACTATGGATACGATTGAGTCAGAAACCGGTAAGCGGCCTGAATTAATTAAAAATGTCGGTATGACGCAAACCGGTGTTGCCAGAATTATCGAGTTGCAGGAAGAAGGTTATTCCTACGTACGTCCTTAA